From the Verrucomicrobiota bacterium genome, the window CGCCCCATGATGATCGGGAAAAATCCTTTTGATGTGGAGTTGCTGGCTACCGGGCCGAGTTATGGCCGCATCGGAAATGAATGGTTCCACAAGAGCTGCGCCTGGTCGGGAGTGGACTGCGCGCTGTGGGACATTATCGGCAAAGCCACCGGCATGCCCGTATACAAATTACTCGCCACCGACAACGAACCGGATCCCCATGTGCGCATTTACGCCAGCGGAGGAGTCGATTGGAAATTTTACGATCACCCGGAGTCGCTGATCGAGGAGGGTTTGCGTTATAAGGAACAGGGATACACCGCCTTCAAGTTTCGCAAGGGGACCGACTGGAAGTTCAGTGATATGAACATAAAGAAATACGTATCCTTTCTCTACAAGTTGCGGGAGGCGGTCGGCCCGGACATGGACCTGATGCAGGAGTCCATGGGCGGCTCCGGACATACGGTGGATGAAATCGTCGAACAATTTTGCCCGGTGCTGGAGGAACTCGATTTTCTTTGGTTTGAAGAACCGGTGAGCCGATCCCTGGACGAACAGACCATTCTGGATCACATCAAGATCAACGAGGCGATGCCCAACGTGATGGTCTCGGGCGGGGAAACGAAAACCAACCGTTTCCAATTCAAGGAGTGGCTTGACCGCAACGCTCTGGATATCCCACAACCTGACGCCAATAACATGGGATTAACGGAGTCCTGGTATGTGGCCCGGATGGCTCACCTCCTGGGCAAGTACTGTGTGCCACACAACTGGCACGGAGGCCTGACTACCATGGCCAACGCCCATTTCACCGCGGCCATTCCAAACCGGCTTATGTGCGAGTTGAACCAGACGGTGAATCCGTTGACGACAGAAGTGTTCGTCGAGCCGCTCGTGGCCGTGAACGGTTACATGGACCTTCCGGACAAACCCGGATTCGGAGTCGAACTCGCCCCTGACCTGGAAAAACGATTCCCCTTTGTCCCCGGCCCAGCCATGAGTTTTCGTAAACCGAATCCGGAGATAAAACAGTAAGAGCTAAAGAAGATTAATGGATCAGTTCCAGGCAGGTAAGTGCTTGCGAATTTCAGGCACTCTGACAAACAGGAAGCTTATGTCTTCTCCGTGCAACTACCCTAGGCCAGTGGCCGTTACCATAACCGGTAGACTTATTCTCGCCGCCGCCTTTTCAGTACTCGGACTACTCGTTTTGGTAGGCACCGATGTTTCTGCGCAACCCACCCGCGAACCCATCGTACGGGTGGTGGATATGAATCTCGGTGAATCAGCCAAGGTAACATTGAGCAACGGGGACACTGTCCGGGTTAAGCTGGTAGACTTGGTTGAGGAAACCGATTCGCTACGCGCGGCTATTCGTTCGGCCTTGGTGACGGTTGAGGTAAACGGTAAAACAGTGCAGTTGTCGTCCGGCAATTACAACCTGCCGCTAGAGGTAGGTGATGTGCAGATCGATTGTCCCATAACACGAGGGTATCGTTCCAACAGCCGGCGCGACGTGTGGGCACTTGAAAAGGATGTCCGGCTGCGTCTATGGCCGACGAACTCTCCGCTTATCGACCCGACAACGTTTACTTACCCGGTCAAACAAAGGTGGTTCGCCACTTACACGCAAATGTCGAACGAACCGACTTACGTGGACGGTGGAGAGCAGCCAAACAGCAAGGACATTTATTACCACAACGACCTGGATTTCGGTGGTTGCGAAGGCCTGATCGACGTGGTGGCCGCCACCGATGGACTCGTCGTTTCAAGTGGTGAAAACACATTGCCAGGCTATGAGGATTCGCCGGTGAACCAACGCTATGATGTGGTCTACTTGTTGGATGACCGTGGTTGGTATTATCGCTACAGTCACCTCTTCAGTATTGGTGATGCGATTACACCGGGTGCTAGGGTAACGATGGGACAAAAGATGGGTGTGTTGGGAAAAGAGGGTGGCAGCGGAGGATGGTCACACTTGCATTTTGGCATCGTCAGCCGTCAACCGTCCGGTAATTGGGGGACTCAGGATGCCTATGCCTTCGTTTGGGAAACTTATTTGCGCGAAAACAAACCGGCCCTTATTGCCGTGGCCCGCCCGCATCATTTGAACGCCATTGGGGAGAAAGTTATACTCGATGCCTCAAAGTCGTGGAGCGCATCAGGCCGAATAGCCTCTTATAATTGGACCTTCACAGATGGATCAAAAGCAACCGGATCCACTGTAGAGCGCTCTTATGATAAACCCGGCATGTACACGGAAACTCTTCGGATAGAAGATGCACAAGGAAACATAGATTTCGATTTCGCGGTCGTGCAGGTAGTCGATCCCTCCAAGCCGGATGAGCTCCCACCATCGATCCACCCGACGTATTCGCCCACTACCGGCATCCATTCTGGTGATCGTGTGACTTTCAAGGTTCGTACCTTTCGAACCACGGACGGCGAAGAAGTTTGGGACTTTGGCGATGGATCAAGGCCTGTCACTGTTAAATCCGACGGCAACGTCCATAAACTCGCAAAAGATGGTTATGCGGTGACTGAACACACGTTTAAGAAACCCGGTGTTTACCTTGTTCGAGTCCAAAGAACCAATGCGCGAGGCGAAACTGCCGTCGGTTGTCTTGCGGTACATGTGGAGTAAACAGAGTTATCCAAAATGAATAATCAGGTCCAAGAAACAACTTACTGTATATCCTAACTCGATTTTTTAGAATACATGTGCTAACCAATACAAAATGTTCTCATCTACCCTACCCCGCTGCCTTGCTTTCTCAGGCCTTATTTTAGTCCAAGGATTACTCACCTTGAATGGCGCTGGAGAAACCGCGCCAACCACTCGCCTGAATTTTGGCGACTATCCGGAAGAGCCAGGATTTATAAAACTTTTCAATGGCAAAGACCTGACAGGTTGGGATGGTCAACCAGGATCGTGGACGGTGGAGGATGGTGTCATCCAATGCACAGGCAAAGGCATGGCTCGCAACTGGCTCATCTGGCGTGGATTCGGTGCAGCCGATTTCGAACTTCGCCTCGATTTTCGTTACCGTAAAGGCAACTCGGGCGTTCAGGTGCGCAGTTCCGACCTCGGCGACTGGCAGGTACGTGGCTATCAGGTAGAAGTTTCACCACCCGAGGGGATGGGGCTTTGGCACCACTCGCTCATGTCTCCGGATATTGAAATTCAAAACACCCGGAAGCACCTGGCCACCGCCGGACAACGAGTGACCATCGCCCAAGATGGAACCAAGGTGGTCGAACAATTTGAAAAAGCCGAAACCATCCAGGCGCACTACAAGGTTGGCGAATGGAATACGATGCGGGTGATCGTTCAGGACAACCGCCTCATCCAGATCATCAATGGAAAAATGTTCTCGGATGCAACGGACGACCAGGCCGGTTTTTCATCGGACACCGGGGTCATCGCTTTTCAGGATCATGGCAAGGGAGCGGACGTCGCGTTCAGGAATATCCGGATCAAGATAATTGAACCTGTCGTAGAACTGAAAGCACCCAAAGCGAAGACGCCTGTAAAACACTGACGGCCATCGTTGATGTATCCCCTGCTTATCCGCACCAGTTGGTATCTTGTCTGTTTGTCGGCTAGCACATCAGCAGCGGACCGACCAAGCCCTTCGGGCCTAGTTCGAGCCGCCTCCCTTTACTCCAGGGAATCAAGAAATTGGGTTAGACCCATGGCTGTGACCGACTCCGAAAGAGGATAGGAATTCCCTTCAGGAATCAGGTAGGTGCCTCTCGTTGCCTCGAGCGTACTCATGCTTTCGATAAACCCAGGAGTCAGTTTTGGAGAAAGCGTGCGTTTGATTTCGATCGCGTGCTTCTCGCCCGAGGCATTTTCCAATACCAGATCCACTTCGGCACCCGCGTGAGTGCGGTAGTGAGTGCAAATCGTACTCGAAGGAAGTAAGGCAAGTATCTGTTCGATACAATAACCCTCCCAGGAATGACCACAGATTGGGTGGCCAAGAACTTTTTCCAAGCCATGTAATCCGACAAGAGCATGGAGTAAGCCTGTATCACGCCAGTAGACTTTGGGCGCTTTCACAAGTCGTTTTCCTGCATTGCGACTCCAGGCCGAAAGGGTGCGCACAAGGTAAAGCCCTTCGAGTAGTTCCAGATAGCGACGGGCGGTCTTTCCATCAATTCCCAGAGATGCACCGAGTTTGCTCAGATTCAAAGTAGCTCCCTGCTGATGCGCGAGCATGGAACAGAAGCGGAGCAGCTGTAGTGGTGTTGCAGCTACGCCCAGTTGAGGCAAGTCGCGCTCAACATAGCTGGTTATAAAGTCATCGCACCACTGGTTTGCAGAAGCGTCGTCTTCAGCTAGAAAACTTTCAGGGTATCCTCCCCGGTACCAATGTTGGTCGATGGTGGCATTTGGGTTTTTCAACTCAGTGAGATTCAATGGATGCAATTCCAGGTAGCTGATCCGACCAGCCAGTGTTTCCGAGCTTTGCATCAACAGGTCCGGGGAGGCTGATCCCAGGATTAAAAATTGAGAAGCCTTCTCACCCTTTCGTCGACGCTCATCTACCAGGCTTCTGAGCACTGGGAAAACTTCAGGGAGACGCTGAATCTCATCAAGAATCACGAGGTGATCATCAAGCTTGCTCAGGTAAAGCTCGGGATCGTCAAGCTTAGCAATGTCCGAAGGGCGTTCAAGATCCAGATAATGAGAGGGCTTGTCCAATTTCAAACTACGGGCCAGGGTTGTTTTACCCACCTGCCGCGAACCCAAGAGCGCCACCACTGGTGTTCGGGAGATTCTTTGAATAAGCGTAGATTCCAATCTTCGAGTTAGCATATGCCTAGAATATGCGGAATCTATTCCGTATTTACAAGGTTAAAACCATTAGATTCCCTTGCGGTCTTCCGGACTCGACACAGAAATAACTCTGCAGTTTCATAGGAGTCGCTGTGGTCCTTTTTCGAATGAACTTCCTTTCAAGCCTGCTTGTCCTTTTCTTCGCTGTCAGCGGATATGCCGCAGTAGGCAGACCCGACATCCTTATGATCGCCATCGACGACCTCCGACCGATGCTGGGGTGTTACGGCGACGCGCGAGCCGTTACACCCAACATAGATCGGCTCGCAGCCAGGAGCGTGGTTTTTGATCGGGCCTACTGCCAGTATGCGAAATGCGGTCCCTCCCGCCTATCGATCATGACCGGACTTCGCCCCGATTCCATTGGTGTATTCAGCCATGGTGAAAATGATGTAGCTGCATTCCGCAATCGCAGATCTGACGCCATTTCAATGGCCCGGTGGTTCAAAGACCAGGGTTACCACACCCAAAGCTTCGGCAAAGTGGACCATGACGGTTGGGCTATTGAATCAGACTGGTCAGAATCTATTTTCGCCGGACGGGAAAAAGAAGGACTGGAGATCTTCGACGAAACGAATCCAGGTGGCCCATCGATTATTGCCGATCGTTTGGAGTGTCCGGTGAAACAAAGTCCGGATGTGGCGGATGATTATTTCTTCGCTGGACGAATGACGAACCAGGTCTTGGCAGCCTTGCACACGAGGGCAGAAGAGAAGCCCCAGTTCATAGCCGTCGGATTCCGGAAACCACATGTTCCATACATTGCACCGAAACGTTATTTCGATCTCCATCAACCCGATGAAACGTGGCTCGCGAAGAACCCGATGCCTGCAACCGGATCACCTGTCATGGCCTGGTTCAATTCCGATGGTTACGTGGGGTCGGCAAAGCGGATTGGCCTCACTATGCCGGATATACCTAACCATGAGGAAGGAATCGATTGGAACGGATACGAGATGCGGAGTTACGTTGGCGTTCCAAACGAAGGTGCTATTCCAACTTCGCTGCAGTTGGAACTCCTTCAGGCCTACGCAGCATGCGTCAGCTATGTGGATGCCCAGGTCGGACGACTCATGGAGGAGCTGGAGAGAAGCAATCGCCTGGACAAAACGATTATCCTTCTCTGGTCCGATCATGGTTATCATCTGGGCGAGCAAAGTGCCTGGACCAAAATGACCAATTTCGAAATTGCGACCCGGGTCCCTCTGATGATTGCTGCTCCAGGAATCAAACCCGGACGGACAAATACCCTCTCCGAATTGGTGGACCTTTACCCAACCTTGTGTGATCTGGCCGGCATCGAAGCGCCCAAAAATCTGGAAGGTAAAACGCTCGTCCCAGTCCTTGAAAAGCCTTCGAAAACATTCTCCTCAGTCGCGTTGAGTCAACACGTCCGCTTTAAGGAAAGATACATGGGCCGGGCTCTACGGACTGACAGATATCGCTTCGTGCTGTGGGAAGACTCCAAGACTGGACAGATCGTGGAACGCGAATTGTATGACCACAACGCCGATCCGTTGGAGACCATGAATTTGGCTGGCAATTCAAATCAGCAAAAACGCGTGGAGAAGTTGGAAAAGCAACTAGGTGAGGCTTACGCATATTCGAAATGAAATGGTTAACTTTTCTCAAACTAATACTCACTTCTGTTGTGAATCACTATCCATTCTAGAACTAACACATGTTTCATATGACGGTTTCCGCTGTTTGAGCTGTGGGGTTCAGTTATAAATGCCAAGCTGGGGCTTGGCGTTCCCAGGATTGCAGCTACTCCTAACTTTTAAAGGCGACAACAATCATGGAAAAGGTTTTCTTAATCCAAGTTCCCCAAATCAATCATGCCCGTTATTTCCCCAAATGAAATCCAATCCAACTACGATGTGGTAATCGTGGGTTCGGGTGCCGGTGGCGGTCAGGTCGCTTATCTTCTGGCCATGGCAGGCATCAAGACTCTGGTCCTCGAAGCAGGCCGGATGTTTGATCCGGTTCGGGAAACGGCCATGTTTCACACCCCCGATCAGGCACCTCTGCGCGAGGAGCCAACGCCGGATAAACAGTACGGCTTTTACGACGCTTCCATCACATCCGGCTGGGACATCCCCGGCGAACCGTACACCAACGCGAGTAAAGAGGAGAAACGAGAGTTTCACTGGTGGCGGCAGCGAATGATGGGCGGACGGACCAACCACTGGGGCAGAGTTTCCCTGCGCAATGGATCTTACGATTTCAAAACTAACTCGCGCCAAGGAGTCGGTTTCGATTGGCCCATCACCTACGACGACCTGGCGCCGTATTACGACAAAGTGGAAATGCTTGTGGGGATTTTTGGTGCCAGCGAAGGGATCGAAAATTCCCCGGATTCATCTCCCGGAGTCCTGCTGCCTCCACCTCCCTTCCGCGCTGGAGAATTGCTTGCCAAGGAGCGGGGCAAGAAACTGGGGATTCCCGTCCTGCCGGTTCACCGGGCAGTGCTCACCCAACGCCAGGATGCCGATACCCTTCCGGCAAAACTTCACCCGGGGAATGCGAAAGCTCAACGCCTTTTGGCTGAAAACATGAGGATGCGCTCAGCCTGCTTGTTTGCTACCGATTGCCATCGCGGTTGTT encodes:
- a CDS encoding PKD domain-containing protein, yielding MSSPCNYPRPVAVTITGRLILAAAFSVLGLLVLVGTDVSAQPTREPIVRVVDMNLGESAKVTLSNGDTVRVKLVDLVEETDSLRAAIRSALVTVEVNGKTVQLSSGNYNLPLEVGDVQIDCPITRGYRSNSRRDVWALEKDVRLRLWPTNSPLIDPTTFTYPVKQRWFATYTQMSNEPTYVDGGEQPNSKDIYYHNDLDFGGCEGLIDVVAATDGLVVSSGENTLPGYEDSPVNQRYDVVYLLDDRGWYYRYSHLFSIGDAITPGARVTMGQKMGVLGKEGGSGGWSHLHFGIVSRQPSGNWGTQDAYAFVWETYLRENKPALIAVARPHHLNAIGEKVILDASKSWSASGRIASYNWTFTDGSKATGSTVERSYDKPGMYTETLRIEDAQGNIDFDFAVVQVVDPSKPDELPPSIHPTYSPTTGIHSGDRVTFKVRTFRTTDGEEVWDFGDGSRPVTVKSDGNVHKLAKDGYAVTEHTFKKPGVYLVRVQRTNARGETAVGCLAVHVE
- a CDS encoding ATP-binding protein yields the protein MLTRRLESTLIQRISRTPVVALLGSRQVGKTTLARSLKLDKPSHYLDLERPSDIAKLDDPELYLSKLDDHLVILDEIQRLPEVFPVLRSLVDERRRKGEKASQFLILGSASPDLLMQSSETLAGRISYLELHPLNLTELKNPNATIDQHWYRGGYPESFLAEDDASANQWCDDFITSYVERDLPQLGVAATPLQLLRFCSMLAHQQGATLNLSKLGASLGIDGKTARRYLELLEGLYLVRTLSAWSRNAGKRLVKAPKVYWRDTGLLHALVGLHGLEKVLGHPICGHSWEGYCIEQILALLPSSTICTHYRTHAGAEVDLVLENASGEKHAIEIKRTLSPKLTPGFIESMSTLEATRGTYLIPEGNSYPLSESVTAMGLTQFLDSLE
- a CDS encoding sulfatase: MNFLSSLLVLFFAVSGYAAVGRPDILMIAIDDLRPMLGCYGDARAVTPNIDRLAARSVVFDRAYCQYAKCGPSRLSIMTGLRPDSIGVFSHGENDVAAFRNRRSDAISMARWFKDQGYHTQSFGKVDHDGWAIESDWSESIFAGREKEGLEIFDETNPGGPSIIADRLECPVKQSPDVADDYFFAGRMTNQVLAALHTRAEEKPQFIAVGFRKPHVPYIAPKRYFDLHQPDETWLAKNPMPATGSPVMAWFNSDGYVGSAKRIGLTMPDIPNHEEGIDWNGYEMRSYVGVPNEGAIPTSLQLELLQAYAACVSYVDAQVGRLMEELERSNRLDKTIILLWSDHGYHLGEQSAWTKMTNFEIATRVPLMIAAPGIKPGRTNTLSELVDLYPTLCDLAGIEAPKNLEGKTLVPVLEKPSKTFSSVALSQHVRFKERYMGRALRTDRYRFVLWEDSKTGQIVERELYDHNADPLETMNLAGNSNQQKRVEKLEKQLGEAYAYSK
- a CDS encoding mandelate racemase/muconate lactonizing enzyme family protein, which translates into the protein MTPLTYVMKPSEYWSTAQYDCWRTDSILVEVFTDQGITGIGGSSQYGGPEEMMAYFNKVIRPMMIGKNPFDVELLATGPSYGRIGNEWFHKSCAWSGVDCALWDIIGKATGMPVYKLLATDNEPDPHVRIYASGGVDWKFYDHPESLIEEGLRYKEQGYTAFKFRKGTDWKFSDMNIKKYVSFLYKLREAVGPDMDLMQESMGGSGHTVDEIVEQFCPVLEELDFLWFEEPVSRSLDEQTILDHIKINEAMPNVMVSGGETKTNRFQFKEWLDRNALDIPQPDANNMGLTESWYVARMAHLLGKYCVPHNWHGGLTTMANAHFTAAIPNRLMCELNQTVNPLTTEVFVEPLVAVNGYMDLPDKPGFGVELAPDLEKRFPFVPGPAMSFRKPNPEIKQ
- a CDS encoding DUF1080 domain-containing protein translates to MFSSTLPRCLAFSGLILVQGLLTLNGAGETAPTTRLNFGDYPEEPGFIKLFNGKDLTGWDGQPGSWTVEDGVIQCTGKGMARNWLIWRGFGAADFELRLDFRYRKGNSGVQVRSSDLGDWQVRGYQVEVSPPEGMGLWHHSLMSPDIEIQNTRKHLATAGQRVTIAQDGTKVVEQFEKAETIQAHYKVGEWNTMRVIVQDNRLIQIINGKMFSDATDDQAGFSSDTGVIAFQDHGKGADVAFRNIRIKIIEPVVELKAPKAKTPVKH